One region of Primulina tabacum isolate GXHZ01 chromosome 17, ASM2559414v2, whole genome shotgun sequence genomic DNA includes:
- the LOC142531438 gene encoding E3 ubiquitin-protein ligase RGLG2-like: MGGKSSKRSISGRYTSYVSSSNSLTHQRCQHTSHAQPGHSYEYPHSTYGGPPPHESKGNPGKYLRIDDNYSNLDQVTEALARAGLESSNLIIGIDFTKSNEWTGAKSFHRRSLHHIADEQNPYEEAISIIGRTLSKFDEDNLIPCFGFGDASTHDQEVFSFFPDGRFCDGFEEVLTRYRELVPQLRLAGPTSFAPVIEMAISIVEQSGGQYHVLLIIADGQVTRSVDTDHGQLSPQEKKTVDAIVKASKYPLSIILVGVGDGPWDMMKEFDDNIPARAFDNFQFVNFTEIMSKNMEPSRKETAFSLAALMEIPSQYKATLELNILGASRVKDADRVPLPPPLYGTAAFAASKPSRSSSFQPSAPSSTGNVSVASSSQSMNYTSDNHLCPICITDPKDMAFGCGHQTCCECAQDLSSCPICRQPIETRIKLY, translated from the exons ATGGGTGGCAAGAGTTCAAAGAGATCGATTTCTGGTCGGTATACATCTTATGTATCCAGTTCAAATTCATTGACACATCAAAGATGTCAACATACTTCACATGCTCAACCGGGTCACAGCTACGAATATCCACATTCAACCTACGGCGGTCCACCACCCCATGAATCTAAAGGAAATCCGGGGAAGTACTTGAGAATAGATGACAACTACAGCAACTTAGATCAG GTCACTGAGGCCTTAGCACGTGCGGGTCTGGAATCCTCTAACTTAATCATTGGTATTGATTTCACCAAGAGCAATGAGTGGACAG GTGCGAAATCATTTCACCGGAGAAGTTTGCATCACATTGCAGATGAGCAAAATCCTTATGAAGAAGCCATATCAATAATTGGAAGAACACTTTCCAAATTCGATGAAGATAATTTAATTCCTTGTTTTGGTTTCGGAGATG CTTCAACACATGACCAAGAAGTATTCAGCTTCTTTCCTGATGGAAGATTTTGTGATGGGTTTGAGGAAGTGTTGACTCGATATAGAGAACTAGTTCCTCAGTTACGACTAGCAG GACCAACATCATTTGCTCCTGTCATTGAAATGGCTATAAGTATTGTAGAGCAAAGTGGCGGCCAATACCACGTTTTACTGATTATAGCTGATGGACAG GTCACAAGAAGTGTTGACACTGATCATGGACAATTAAGTCCTCAAGAAAAGAAAACTGTGGATGCAATAGTCAAAGCAAG TAAGTACCCGTTGTCCATTATATTAGTGGGAGTTGGTGATGGGCCATGGGATATGatgaaagaatttgatgataATATTCCTGCTCGAGCGTTTGACAATTTCCAG TTCGTAAACTTCACAGAAATAATGTCGAAAAACATGGAGCCATCCAGAAAAGAGACCGCGTTTTCACTTGCTGCCTTAATGGAAATACCTTCACAGTATAAAGCCACTCTGGAGCTGAACATTCTTGG TGCTTCTCGAGTCAAGGACGCAGATAGGGTTCCTCTCCCTCCTCCTCTCTACGGGACAGCTGCTTTTGCCGCATCTAAGCCATCTCGTTCTAGTAGTTTCCAACCAAGTGCACCTTCTTCTACTGGGAATGTTTCAGTTGCTAGTTCCAGCCAATCTATGAACTACACTTCGGATAACCAT CTTTGCCCCATCTGCATTACCGACCCAAAGGATATGGCCTTTGGCTGTGGACACCAG ACATGCTGTGAATGTGCACAAGACCTTTCGTCATGCCCAATCTGCCGACAACCCATTGAGACGAGGATAAAGCTCTACTAG